From Perognathus longimembris pacificus isolate PPM17 chromosome 22, ASM2315922v1, whole genome shotgun sequence, one genomic window encodes:
- the Slc6a7 gene encoding LOW QUALITY PROTEIN: sodium-dependent proline transporter (The sequence of the model RefSeq protein was modified relative to this genomic sequence to represent the inferred CDS: inserted 5 bases in 4 codons; deleted 2 bases in 2 codons): protein MKKLRGAHLPKPRHPDLLMTPSDQGDVDLDVDFAADRGNWTGKLDFLLSCIGYCVGLGNVWRFPYRAYTNGGGAFLVPYFLMLAICGVPLFFLELSLGQFSSLGPXAVWKISPLFKGAGAAMLLIVGLVAIYYNMIIAYVLFYLFASLARELPWSTAXNWWNTERCLEHRGPRGANGSLSPNLSSTVSPSEEYWSRCVLHLXGSQGIGRPGEIRWNLCLCLLLAWVIVFLCILKGVRSSGKVVYFTATFPYLILLMLLVRGVTLPGAWKGIQFYLTPRFHHLLSSKVWIEAALQIFYSLGVGFGGLLTFASYNTFHQNIYRDTFIVTLGNAITSILAGFAIFSVLGYMSQEXGVPVDQVAKAGPGLAFVVYPQAMTMLPLSPFWSFLFFFMLLTLGLDSQFAFLETIVTAVTDEFPYYLRPKKAVFSGLICVAMYLMGLILTTDGGMYWLVLLDDYSASFGLMVVVITTCLAVTRVYGIQRFCRDIHMMLGFKPGLYFRACWLFLSPATLLALLVYSIVKYQPSTYGSYRFPAWAELLGILMGLLSCLMIPAGMLLAVLREEGSLWERLQQASRPAMDWGPSLEENRTGMYVATLAGSQSPKPLMVHMRKYGGVTSFENTAIEVDREMAEEEEEESMM from the exons CCCGTCACCCGGACCTGCTGATGACCCCCAGTGACCAGGGGGATGTGGACCTGGATGTGGACTTCGCTGCAGACCGGGGGAACTGGACGGGCAAGCTGGACTTCCTGCTGTCCTGCATCGGCTACTGtgtgggcctgggcaatgtctggCGGTTCCCTTACCGTGCCTACACCAACGGCGGAG GCGCATTCCTGGTCCCCTACTTCCTCATGCTGGCCATCTGTGGCGTC CCCCTCTTCTTCCTGGAGCTCTCCCTGGGCCAGTTCTCCAGCCTGGGGC TCGCGGTGTGGAAAATCAGCCCCCTCTTCAAAG GTGCCGGCGCCGCCATGTTGCTCATCGTGGGCCTGGTGGCCATCTACTACAACATGATCATCGCCTACGTCCTCTTCTACCTCTTCGCCTCCCTCGCCCGCGAGCTGCCCTGGAGCACTGC GAACTGGTGGAACACGGAGCGCTGCCTGGAGCACCGGGGCCCCCGGGGCGCCAACGGCTCGCTGTCCCCCAACCTCAGCAGTACCGTCAGCCCCAGCGAGGAGTACTGGAG ccgctGCGTCCTCCACC CAGGCAGCCAGGGCATCGGGCGGCCGGGGGAGATCCGCTGGAacctctgcctctgcctgctgCTGGCCTGGGTCATCGTGTTCCTCTGCATCCTCAAGGGCGTCCGGTCCTCGGGCAAG GTGGTGTACTTCACGGCCACGTTCCCCTACCTCATCCTGCTCATGCTGCTGGTTCGAGGGGTGACGCTGCCGGGGGCCTGGAAGGGCATCCAGTTCTATCTCACGCCGCGGTTCCACCACCTGCTGTCCTCCAAG GTGTGGATCGAAGCCGCCCTTCAGATCTTCTACTCCCTGGGCGTGGGCTTTGGGGGGCTCCTCACCTTCGCCTCCTACAACACGTTCCACCAGAACATATACAG AGACACCTTCATCGTCACTCTGGGCAACGCCATCACCAGTATCCTGGCCGGCTTCGCCATCTTCTCCGTGCTGGGCTACATGTCTCAGG CTGGTGTGCCTGTCGATCAAGTAGCCAAAGCAG GCCCCGGCCTGGCCTTTGTGGTCTACCCCCAGGCGATGACCATGCTGCCGCTGTCGCCCTTCtggtccttcctcttcttcttcatgcTCCTGACGCTTGGCTTGGACAGCCAG TTTGCCTTTCTGGAGACCATCGTGACCGCG GTGACGGACGAGTTCCCCTACTACCTGCGGCCCAAGAAGGCGGTGTTCTCGGGCCTCATCTGCGTGGCCATGTACCTGATGGGGCTGATCCTCACCACGGAC GGCGGCATGTACTGGCTGGTCCTCCTGGATGATTACAGCGCCAGCTTTGGGCTCATGGTGGTGGTGATCACCACGTGCCTCGCGGTCACCCGGGTGTATG GCATCCAGAGGTTCTGCAGAGACATCCACATGATGCTGGGCTTCAAGCCGGGCCTCTACTTCAGGGCCTGCTGGCTCTTCCTGTCCCCCGCCACGCTCCTG gccctGCTGGTGTACAGCATCGTCAAGTACCAGCCCTCCACCTACGGCAGCTACCGCTTCCCGGCCTGGGCCGAGCTGCTGGGCATCCTGATGGGGCTGCTGTCCTGCCTCATGATCCCCGCGGGCATGCTGCTGGCCGTGCTGCGCGAggagggctcgctctgggag CGGCTCCAGCAGGCCAGCCGGCCGGCCATGGACTGGGGCCCGTCGCTGGAGGAGAACCGGACCGGCATGTACGTGGCCACGCTGGCGGGGAGCCAGTCCCCCAAGCCGCTGATGGTGCACATGCGCAAGTACGGGGGCGTCACCAGCTTCGAGAACACGGCCATCGAGGTGGACCGCGAGAtggccgaggaggaggaggaggagtccatGATGTGA